DNA sequence from the Nicotiana tomentosiformis chromosome 3, ASM39032v3, whole genome shotgun sequence genome:
ttttcagattttctaaccaaaaacaataattttttttcaaattttttttttaatttttttttctcgttgtgaattctgaactgatccttttaggtgatcttaatcatccctaattctaacccgttcctttcaaagtgatctatacttagggcttttgtgaagatgtcagctatttgcttgtcagtagcacaacagtgatcaaccctttttcatagttatccctcaaaaagtgatgcctaacttctatgtgcttagttctcttattatgaaccgggttcttggtcatactaattgcactagtgttattattaaaaatggggatacaaccaatatcaattccaaagtccattaattactgtttgatccacaacaattgagcacaacatgaagcagcaacaacatactcagcttcagtagTAGATAAGGCcattgaattttgatttttggtggcccaagacacaagacatgagccaagaaagtgtgccatacctgaggtgctctttctattcACAAGAAAACATGCATAATCaacatcagcatatcccacaagATTGAAATTACTGCCTTTTGGATACTATAGACagagatcagtggtgccttttagatatctcaaaattctcttaacaacagtcaagtgagactcctttggatttgcctaaAATATtacacaaaggcctacactgaaaacaatgtcaggtctactagcagtgagatacaacaatgagccaatcattcccctatacaacttctgattaacagatgaaccaggttcatctatatccaactttgtagctgttgcaataggagtgtcaatttctttggaatcttccatttaaaaccttttaagcaactcttttacatacttctatTGATaaatcatagttccatttgaattttgtttaatttgtaagcctaaaaagaaattaagctcacccatcatgctcatttcaaattcactccccattagtttagcaaactcgttacttaacttatcagtagttgctccaaagattatatcatcaacatatatcttaACTatcaagagatctttacctttttctttcaagaataaagtattgtcaattttacctctcttgtagtcatgctcaagcaaaaactttgataatctttcataccatgctcttggagcctccttgagcccataaagtgctttgtcaagtttgtacacctGATCAAGACTCTCCTTGCTTTTAAACcctggaggttgcttgacaaacacttcttcctttagatagccattgaggaaggcagtcttgacatccatctggtggagggtgaattccatgtaagcagcaaaggctataaggagtcttattgctcccaaccttgcaactggaacaaaggtttcatcatagtctatgccctcctcttggctatatccttgaactaCTAATCTTGCCTTGtaccttgtaactgttccatcctcatcaagtttatttctgaagacccattttgtgctaATTACTaatctgtccttgggtcttggtaccagatgccaaacttgactccttttaAATTGATTGAGTTCATATTGCATTGCATTtaccagtctgcatcctgcaaagcctcaacaacatttttaggttcaataagagataagaaggcatcaaaagcacaaagattttttaatgaagatctgattttgattccagaggttggatcagtgattatgttctcaatgggatgagaactttgatacttgtaagatttTACAACCAATTGGTTTCCCCTTGACGTTCCTTTAATGCTTTGTTGCTGTGGAACAGGTTCAAGGACAGGTTCCATTGAGATTTGaggatcatttcctctttgttatATTCCCCATGTCAGGTTGCCCTAGGTAGAAGAACCTGTTCCATCACATGTTCCTTCTTCCAGTGCAGCTTTAATCTGAGCTGTgatttcatttaagtttcttaccagcccaattgcttcatcatcatattcctgtctctcagaaagaatgttagtttcatcaaaaaccatatgaacactttcttcaacacacatagttcttttgttatagaccttataagctttactatatgaagaatatcccaagaatactccctcatcacttctgggatcaaacttgcaTAGGGAATCTTTACCATTGCTGTGCATAAAGCACTTACATCCAAAttccctaagatgggatatatttggttttctccctttaagtaactcatagggagtcttctctacaagaagtctagtcatgcacctatttatgatgtagcatgcagtatttacagcttctgcccagaagctatggggcagttcactagaaagaagcatagtcctagccatatcttcaagtgtcctattctttctttcaactactccattttgttgtggagtcctaggagtagaaaaattatgatctatgccatgctcatcataaaattcagcaaatttagcattttcaaattcagtgccatgatcagacctaattgatgtaagttgattacctagttatttCTGAGTTTTTTTTACCAAAAGAAGTGAatatgtcaaatgcttcatctttagatgttaaaaacaatttCCAAGTAAAcgtagagtaatcatcaacaagcaccatcacatatcttttaccacctctgcttaatgttctcattggatcatagagatccatatggaccagttccatcgtccttgtggtgcttaccactttcttgcatttaaaagaggatcttacctgcttcctccttgcacaagcctcacaaactttgtcttccttgaacttgatgttaggcagccctatcaccaggtccttggagactaatttgttgagttgactcagacttgcatgtccaagtctcttgtgccaaaggacgggatcattgtccaacacacttaagcaagtgagttcattttctgacagtgtggacagatctataatatatatattgttcactctttttccctgtaAAACAATCTTattagtggtaagattaatcacaaagcattttgtagagtTGAATTCTACCAAGtaacctctatcacacaattgtgatacactaattagactgtattttaggccgtctatcaaatagacattctcaatcgagtgagagtcagtcttacctaccttaccaaccccaatgatctcaccttttttcccatttccaaaggagacattacctcctttgaggtcctcaagtgaaaggaactggttcttgcttcctgtcatgtgctttgagcagccactatccatttatcatatttggctgctccccttcacttggacctgcaaaaggaaatcaggggttagtcttaagaacccaaactagtttgggtccctttctataggaaaaaggatgaatcaaattctttttagcccaacatggcagcctatttttcccttgaacaaactttttattcttttgactagccttttcttttgcagtgcattcacttttatattGACAAGTCTTAGcacagtgtgtgcaaattttattctcaggaagtgtgagacacttgcttttgggatcccatttaggtggcagattcccaaagtcaattcctcttctattgctactgtgatattcctgtagccatgacagtgcaccggaggacctgttccatttacaagttctatctagttcatgcttgaccttgcctagatcctcTGTCAAAATTCTTACCCGCTCATCCTTCTTATAtaactcatcttttagtttacctatattttcttctagagtgagttgtgtgcaatcaactgtcttcttacttgttcctaatttcagttttaggttttcaaatctaagttctaggacatttgattcaaatgcatgaacctggttctttagtgcagtattttcacttacagtctcactaacttaagttccaggttcttacactttccttttaaaatcacacattccttagacaactgtttcttttcattgtttataacctcagattcatcaatgaaatctagaagtaactcagatagcctttcttaagacaaaaacttaatcttgtcttttagATGGATTATACTTATGTCAGATTCCTAATCggattctccaattgccataagtgcttgttcatcttcatcttcatcatctgagtcctcatctgagctttctccccaagcagcaaccatagcctttgttgatcctttgttcttcttgggatgaacctgttccttctttctgtttcttcgttcaactttttccttcttctattcaatttcccattgagggcagtttttgatgtggtgatcagtcttcccacacttgtagcagccctcATTGGTCTGTTTTTCAGGAACCCTTGATTTGCTGTAGCCTCCACTTattgaagaaccctttcctctcattaggtacttcttgaagtcctttgtgatcatagccatttcatcatcttctagatcagaaccttcagtgattctgagtgccaggctcctttccttcttgggtacatccatcttcatggtttgccttATAAGTTCATAAGCATTGAGATTTCtaattagctcatccaacctaagaatggcaatgttctttgattcctaaatggcagtgattttgctctcccaagtaactAGCAGAACCCTTGTCAGAATCTTctcaactttgtcttcttcagaaataatccttccaagagacttaagttcatttgtcagtgtggtgaaccttgtatacatctcttggatggtttctacatccttcatggtgaaattctcatattgagaatatagtagtgttcctctggacctcttcacttgaggtgttccttcatgggccacttgcaaagtgtcccagatttccttagcagtggtacaactttggattctactgtactcatctggaccgagtccacaaacaagccattttttggctttagcattcttctcccatttcctcaCGTCGTCAGCAGTTCAGTCAGCTCTTGTTTTTGGCACCTTTTCTCCTTCgacatttatcttcatggtagccagtggaccatctgtgacaatgtctcacagctcatagtcttctcctatgatgtgatgTCTCATCTTGTTTTTCCATCAAGAGTAATACTGgccgttgaagagtggtggcctatcagtggattgcccttcccaattttcaggtggtgcactcatcttgatcttctcctaaggtgttagcctcttcaaggataacccgctttgataccaattgatgttttaacttcaataccatacAAGAGGGGGTAATTTGTGTGGTatccaatttttcgcgtgcacagattatagaaggacctagttcttctatgtgttccttatactactgtcgcggaataataaatgcataaattaaagaacacaaggatttttacgtggaaaacacctggctcaaaaggtgaaaaaaccatgacctacttCCCAATTGGATTTTCCCAAaactcttcactaaatcactgagccaaaaactgcatttacaaaacacttttgcaaacctaggattaactctaatcccgttgtggcacacaacctctaactgttgcgacattttcaagttaactctaacttaaatactctgagtacctattacaattgcctctagataaagcttaaaggtacaatatgaaagcACCTACTACAAtcgaactagaataaaagacaaatagttggaactggttcttctatctggttcatgtagcttcacgTTAGCACACTTGAATCATACATGAACTGCTttcaaaatgccttgctattttgctctcaattcacgtttaacttctgcttttgtgcatcacctgtagaatgagaacatcctgcgatttatagagttggtagagtagaaaataactagagttctaatgctactcttccttggtagaagagttctagttgatctcaacctctaactcctcccttatcttggatagtgttctctttgattaaggagtccttctccttatcaattatgcagcccttttcgatcaggagatattaattaGACCAAGTTAAGCTTATGTCCTTCACGTAcatcccacatgctcgaatccgtctgtgtctatgcacacaagggatggacctggttcatgcctgagcttcctttatcaatcttcaaaactaaccttcacttaggccaaTACATTGTCTAGAGGAAACAAATATATCTTGGTAGTTGTTGACTACGTGTCaaaaatgggtagaggcgatcGCATTGCTAACCAATGATGCTAAGGTGGTAGATGCTTTtgtgaagaagaacatattctcGAGGTTTGGGACTCCAAGCGCCTTGATTAGTGATGAAAGAACATATTTTTGAAATCGGTTGTTGAATAACCTTCTAGCTAAATATGGGGTCCGCCATAGATTTGCCACGGTATATCATCCACAAacaagtggacaagttgaggtttCCAACAGATAAATAAAGCAAAAATTAGAGAAGACAGTGAGTGTGAATAGGAATGATTGGGAtgcaaagttagatgatgccttgTGGGCATATAGAACTGCATACAAAACACCAATTGTGGCATCGCCGTATAAGCTTGTGtatgggaaggcatgtcacttgccTGTTGAACTTGAACACAAGACGTATTAGGCAATTAAAAAGTTGAATATGAACTTTGAAGCCGCAGATGAGAAGAGGCTCTTGCAGTTGAATGAGTTCAGGCCGCACTCTTATGAAAATGCTATGCTTTACAAGGAGAAGACAAAAATATGGCATGACAAGCATATCAATCCACGTCACTTTGAACCGGGCCAAAAGGTACTGTTGTTCAATTATAGGCTCAATGCATGAAAACGTGAGGATtccatcctcagctctgaatcacaagtagaatacacatcatactagccgaaaccttccactaattcaattccgcgaaacaaaatcacaacacgtaacgAACTTCCCATACCGAcagagcatctaaatcacaaatcgtaattgaaccatccagaaatcacaccaaaacctaccataatgagtaacagaaagtcacttctagtctcatagctcccaATAGTGAACAAAACAAACGATAGATACGGGCTACCACTATAAAATCTCCTAaaaggggtaaacacataagcagagtacaaaatcacgaaactcacccatatgtgaagcaagataggaggactcaccctGATACAcaaaaccgaatcaaaataagaatgatgcttctctataacaaatcaaaaccatacatgtaatgacaccatctggtgcagCGGCCTCAGCCCTAGCATAGAAAGCATATCAAGGGGCCGGGCCGGGCcgccccctctagggcgccctttaCCTACCTATCCGCATGGAGTGCTGGGCTGGGGGTCaggtatttattattatttttttcttttcgttTTATTTGGTTAACTAAACCATGCCCATAAAACTCGACCCACTTACCCATTTCTACTCATCCCTTGACCCATTTCCTACCCACATAAAAAATCCATCCTAATTAAAATAACC
Encoded proteins:
- the LOC138907434 gene encoding uncharacterized protein, translated to MRTLSRGGKRYVMVLVDDYSTFTWKLFLTSKDEAFDIFTSFGKKNSEITSNGKDSLCKFDPRSDEGVFLGYSSYSKAYKEYDDEAIGLVRNLNEITAQIKAALEEGTCDGTGCRLVNAMQYELNQFKRSQVWHLVPRPKDRLVISTKWVFRNKLDEDGTVTRYKMDVKTAFLNGYLKEEVFVKQPPGFKSKESLDQVYKLDKALYGLKEAPRAWGMIGSLLYLTASRPDIVFSVGLCYPKGSNFNLVGYADVDYACFLVNRKSTSGMAHFLGSCLVSWATKNQNSMALSTTEAEYVVAASCCAQLLWIKQKKEKESKGVRSVVRGKGKRVADSSPTPFSLTKDTGAMVVWGEISGGVDESV